In Paenibacillus algicola, a genomic segment contains:
- the rbsK gene encoding ribokinase: MARITVIGSSSMDLVVTSSKRPGAGETVLGDSFKTVPGGKGANQAVAAARLGADVTMVGCVGDDHLGEIILNNFKENGIHTDYVEPVTGMESGTAHIVLAEGDNSIVVVKAANDCITPAYVDRASAAIRDADIVMIQQEIPEETVVHVSQLCQEYGVPLMLNPAPARPVPPSVIERAAYITPNEHEAAILFQGMPLGEVLRRYPNKLIVTEGKAGVRYFDGEQEVVVPGYAVKAVDTTGAGDTFNGALATALAEGQSLQDSLRFANRAAALSVTKFGAQGGMPQRSDVEGSL, from the coding sequence ATGGCAAGAATAACGGTAATCGGCAGCTCCTCAATGGATCTGGTCGTCACCTCCAGCAAGCGCCCCGGTGCCGGGGAGACGGTGCTGGGCGACAGCTTCAAGACGGTGCCCGGCGGCAAGGGAGCGAATCAGGCCGTTGCAGCGGCCAGACTGGGGGCAGACGTTACGATGGTCGGCTGTGTCGGGGATGATCATCTAGGTGAGATCATCTTGAATAACTTCAAGGAGAACGGGATTCATACGGACTATGTGGAACCGGTTACAGGTATGGAGAGCGGTACAGCACATATTGTGCTCGCGGAAGGTGATAACAGCATTGTCGTCGTTAAAGCCGCGAATGACTGCATCACTCCGGCTTACGTGGACCGGGCGTCCGCAGCGATCCGGGATGCAGACATCGTCATGATTCAGCAGGAGATTCCGGAAGAGACGGTCGTTCATGTGAGTCAGCTGTGTCAGGAGTACGGCGTGCCGCTGATGCTGAACCCCGCTCCGGCACGTCCGGTGCCGCCGTCTGTCATTGAGCGTGCCGCTTATATTACGCCGAATGAGCATGAGGCAGCCATCCTGTTCCAGGGAATGCCGCTTGGCGAGGTGCTGCGGCGCTACCCGAACAAGCTGATTGTTACCGAGGGCAAAGCGGGCGTCCGGTATTTTGATGGGGAGCAGGAGGTTGTCGTGCCCGGATATGCGGTGAAAGCGGTAGATACCACAGGGGCAGGAGACACTTTTAACGGGGCGTTAGCCACTGCACTCGCGGAAGGTCAGAGTCTGCAGGACAGCCTCCGGTTTGCCAACAGGGCAGCAGCGCTGTCGGTAACCAAGTTTGGCGCTCAAGGCGGAATGCCGCAGCGCAGCGACGTCGAAGGGAGCCTTTAA
- a CDS encoding exosporium glycoprotein BclB-related protein: protein MSQANIPNVTPSITVTRDEALNLLLASIAIEELGLGHIINAEAEKIQYAVGTLPGLTVPSTINDLIAVNSSVKSTMQELLKKEMLLQHKLESVLGAVESGGGTGTTGATGPTGPTGATGAPGAGAVIPYASGLPVTLTTVAGGLVGTVGLIGFGSSVSGVSALGGTIDLTGVGGNLLNFAFSAPRAGTITDIAAFFSTTVALNLIGSTVTITAQLYRASPPSNTFVAIPGGFVTLAPALSGAVAVGATSNGLNSGLAIPVAAEDRLLLAFEATASGLSLINLVVGYAGAGITIN, encoded by the coding sequence TTGTCGCAAGCGAATATTCCTAATGTGACGCCGAGTATCACAGTCACAAGAGACGAAGCGTTAAATCTGCTTCTTGCTTCCATTGCTATAGAAGAATTAGGTTTGGGACACATCATTAATGCCGAGGCTGAAAAAATTCAATACGCGGTCGGCACACTTCCGGGACTTACCGTGCCCTCCACCATTAATGATCTGATTGCGGTGAATTCCAGCGTTAAGAGTACAATGCAGGAATTGCTCAAAAAGGAAATGCTGCTGCAGCACAAGCTGGAAAGTGTATTAGGTGCTGTCGAATCAGGAGGGGGAACAGGGACTACCGGAGCAACAGGCCCGACAGGACCTACCGGAGCAACCGGGGCGCCGGGCGCCGGAGCGGTCATTCCGTACGCTTCTGGGCTGCCAGTCACGCTGACGACGGTTGCAGGGGGGCTTGTAGGCACGGTCGGATTAATTGGCTTTGGCAGCTCCGTGTCCGGGGTCAGTGCGCTTGGCGGAACTATAGATTTGACAGGGGTTGGCGGCAACCTGCTGAATTTTGCATTCTCGGCTCCGCGTGCAGGGACAATTACCGATATTGCGGCTTTCTTTAGTACGACGGTTGCCCTGAACCTGATCGGCAGCACGGTTACCATTACAGCTCAGCTGTACCGAGCTTCGCCGCCAAGCAACACCTTTGTCGCGATTCCAGGAGGCTTCGTGACGCTGGCACCGGCTTTATCGGGCGCGGTTGCGGTTGGAGCGACGAGCAACGGGTTGAATTCCGGATTGGCCATTCCGGTTGCCGCTGAGGATCGGCTGCTGCTGGCCTTTGAAGCAACAGCATCGGGCTTGAGCTTGATAAACCTGGTCGTCGGCTATGCCGGAGCAGGGATTACGATTAATTAA
- a CDS encoding sugar ABC transporter ATP-binding protein, protein MHIQMSNIHKAFGTNQVLTGVDFDLTGGEVHALMGENGAGKSTLMNILTGLHSRDQGSISIDGQEIAFSSPREAEDYGIAFIHQELNIWPDMTVLDNLFIGKEITSRLGVLNQKQMKAMAEEQFSRLSVSIPLSQEAGMCSVGQQQMIEIAKALMTKAKVIIMDEPTAALTEREIRKLFEVIDSLKKQGVSIVYISHRMEEIFAVCDRITVMRDGKTVDTKPIPDTSFDEVVRKMVGRELTERYPARSPSPGETVLEVKGISGKGRFENVSFSVRAGEIVGVSGLMGAGRTEMMRAIFGLDPLSSGEVWIRGKKVSIRKPDDAVKHGIGLITEDRKDEGLVLDFSVRENMALPNLFSFSSKGFISTRKEQEFVDTLVKRLQIKTHTTETPAGSLSGGNQQKVVIAKWIGIGPSVLILDEPTRGVDVGAKREIYQLMNELTERGVAILMVSSELPEVLGMSDRILVVHEGRIAGEVKGSEATQEQIMTLATGGQ, encoded by the coding sequence ATGCATATCCAGATGAGCAACATTCATAAAGCCTTCGGCACAAACCAGGTGCTGACCGGTGTCGACTTTGACTTGACCGGGGGAGAGGTTCACGCCCTGATGGGCGAGAACGGCGCCGGTAAATCGACGCTGATGAATATATTGACCGGCCTTCACAGCCGGGATCAGGGAAGCATTTCGATTGACGGGCAAGAGATTGCTTTTTCCAGCCCGCGGGAGGCGGAGGATTACGGCATTGCATTTATACATCAGGAGCTAAACATTTGGCCGGACATGACCGTGCTGGACAACCTGTTTATCGGGAAGGAGATTACGTCCCGGCTCGGGGTGCTGAACCAGAAGCAGATGAAGGCCATGGCCGAGGAGCAGTTCTCCAGACTGTCGGTCAGCATTCCTCTCTCCCAGGAGGCGGGAATGTGCTCGGTTGGTCAGCAGCAGATGATTGAAATTGCCAAAGCGCTGATGACGAAAGCCAAGGTCATTATTATGGATGAGCCTACCGCCGCCTTGACCGAGCGGGAGATCCGCAAGCTGTTCGAGGTCATTGACTCCTTGAAGAAGCAGGGCGTGTCCATCGTCTACATCTCCCACCGGATGGAGGAAATCTTCGCGGTGTGTGACCGGATTACCGTTATGCGCGATGGCAAAACCGTGGACACCAAGCCCATCCCGGACACCAGCTTTGATGAGGTCGTTCGCAAAATGGTCGGCCGGGAGCTGACCGAGCGCTATCCGGCGCGCAGCCCGTCACCAGGCGAAACCGTGCTGGAGGTCAAGGGCATCAGCGGCAAAGGCCGGTTTGAGAATGTCAGCTTCTCGGTCAGAGCCGGAGAAATCGTCGGCGTATCCGGGCTGATGGGAGCAGGCCGCACCGAGATGATGCGGGCTATCTTCGGGCTCGATCCGCTGAGCAGCGGTGAGGTGTGGATTCGCGGCAAAAAGGTGTCCATCCGCAAGCCCGATGATGCCGTAAAGCATGGCATCGGCCTGATTACGGAGGACCGGAAGGATGAGGGCCTCGTACTGGATTTCTCAGTCCGCGAGAATATGGCACTGCCGAATCTGTTCAGCTTCTCCTCGAAGGGCTTTATCTCCACCCGCAAGGAGCAGGAGTTCGTGGATACGCTCGTGAAGCGGCTGCAGATCAAGACGCATACGACTGAAACGCCGGCTGGCAGTCTATCGGGCGGTAACCAGCAGAAGGTGGTCATCGCCAAATGGATCGGGATTGGCCCGAGCGTCCTCATTCTGGACGAGCCAACCCGCGGGGTAGATGTCGGCGCGAAGCGTGAAATCTATCAGCTGATGAACGAGCTGACCGAGCGCGGGGTTGCCATCCTGATGGTCTCCTCGGAGCTGCCGGAGGTGCTCGGCATGAGTGACCGCATTCTGGTCGTCCATGAAGGCCGGATTGCCGGAGAAGTGAAGGGCAGCGAAGCTACCCAGGAACAGATTATGACACTAGCTACAGGAGGTCAGTAA
- the rbsC gene encoding ribose ABC transporter permease RbsC codes for MTTLNEPKAERNFKLGQFTQKLGPLLGLIILIVIVSVMNPSFLEPLNILNLLRQVSINALIAFGMTFVILTGGIDLSVGSILALSSALVANLMVAGVDPIFAIIIGCAAGGIMGAVNGLLITKGKMAPFIATLATMTIFRGLTLVYTEGNPITGLGDSLPFQLFGRGYLLGIPVPAITMILTFAVLWIILHKTSFGRKTYAIGGNEKASIVSGIKVSRVKIMIYSLAGMLSALAGAILTSRLNSAQPTAGTSYELDAIAAVVLGGTSLTGGRGRIVGTLIGVLIIGTLNNGLNLLGVNSFYQMVVKGVVIAIAVLLDRKKTV; via the coding sequence ATGACAACCCTCAATGAACCTAAAGCGGAAAGAAACTTCAAGCTTGGCCAATTCACCCAGAAGCTCGGTCCGCTGCTCGGACTGATCATCCTGATTGTGATCGTCTCTGTCATGAACCCAAGCTTTCTTGAGCCGCTGAATATACTCAACCTGCTGCGTCAGGTATCGATTAACGCCCTGATCGCGTTCGGGATGACATTCGTAATTCTGACCGGCGGGATCGACTTGTCCGTAGGCTCCATCCTGGCGCTTTCCAGCGCACTCGTTGCCAATCTGATGGTCGCAGGCGTGGACCCGATCTTCGCGATTATTATCGGCTGTGCAGCCGGGGGGATCATGGGTGCGGTCAACGGCCTGCTCATTACGAAAGGCAAAATGGCTCCATTTATCGCTACACTCGCGACGATGACTATATTCCGTGGACTCACGCTGGTCTATACCGAGGGTAACCCGATTACCGGCCTTGGCGACAGCCTTCCGTTCCAGCTGTTTGGACGCGGCTACTTGCTCGGCATTCCGGTTCCGGCGATTACCATGATTCTTACCTTCGCCGTGCTGTGGATCATTCTGCACAAGACCTCCTTCGGACGTAAAACCTATGCCATTGGCGGTAATGAGAAAGCATCCATTGTGTCCGGTATCAAGGTATCTCGTGTAAAAATTATGATTTACTCCCTGGCAGGCATGCTGTCCGCCCTGGCCGGAGCGATCCTGACGTCCCGTCTGAACTCGGCACAGCCGACAGCGGGCACCTCCTATGAGCTGGACGCTATCGCAGCCGTAGTGCTTGGCGGCACCAGCCTGACCGGAGGTCGAGGCCGGATTGTGGGTACATTAATCGGCGTACTGATTATCGGAACGCTGAATAACGGCCTGAACCTGCTGGGCGTCAATTCATTTTATCAGATGGTCGTCAAGGGCGTTGTTATTGCGATAGCCGTTCTGCTCGACCGGAAGAAAACGGTATAA
- a CDS encoding Gfo/Idh/MocA family protein: protein MSKLKTGIIGCGNISGIYMENIPSFDSLEIVACADLDVERARSQAEKYGIPAACTPQELLDHPDIDLIINLTIPGAHGDVCLMALEAGKHVYVEKPLTLTLEQGRQVLETAAAKGLYVGGAPDTFLGAGLQTALKLLKDGVIGRPISATAFMMGRGHEHWHPDPEFYYAEGGGPMFDMGPYYLTALVQLMGPIRTVAGMTSKAFEKRVITSEKKKGAEIPVEIPTHVTGTLAFESGAIATMITSFDIFGGSSLPPIEVHGTQGSLRVPDPNSFGGTVQYKKLGDEEWTEVPLIEGMAANGRGLGPADMAQAILEGRRHQASGELAYHVLEAMWAFHLSSDSGSFYDMKSSYTPV from the coding sequence ATGAGCAAATTAAAGACAGGTATTATAGGCTGCGGCAACATCAGCGGCATTTATATGGAGAATATCCCAAGCTTTGATTCACTGGAAATTGTAGCCTGTGCGGATCTTGATGTGGAGCGGGCTCGCAGCCAGGCGGAGAAGTACGGGATCCCGGCAGCCTGCACGCCGCAGGAGCTGTTGGATCATCCCGATATTGATCTGATCATTAACCTGACCATTCCCGGCGCGCACGGCGACGTATGCCTGATGGCTCTGGAGGCCGGCAAGCATGTGTACGTCGAGAAGCCGTTGACGCTGACACTAGAGCAGGGGCGTCAGGTGCTGGAAACGGCCGCAGCGAAGGGCCTGTATGTAGGCGGCGCTCCGGATACCTTCCTCGGCGCCGGACTGCAGACCGCACTGAAGCTATTGAAGGATGGCGTGATCGGACGTCCGATCTCGGCGACCGCTTTCATGATGGGCCGCGGTCACGAGCACTGGCATCCCGATCCGGAGTTCTATTATGCCGAGGGCGGCGGTCCTATGTTTGATATGGGACCGTACTACCTGACCGCACTGGTGCAGCTGATGGGACCGATTCGTACCGTAGCCGGCATGACCAGCAAAGCATTTGAGAAGCGTGTCATTACGAGTGAGAAGAAAAAAGGGGCCGAAATCCCGGTTGAGATTCCGACCCACGTGACGGGGACACTCGCCTTTGAAAGCGGGGCGATTGCGACGATGATTACGAGCTTTGATATATTCGGCGGCAGCTCGCTGCCTCCCATCGAGGTTCACGGAACCCAGGGCAGCCTGAGAGTGCCCGATCCGAACTCGTTCGGCGGCACCGTACAATACAAGAAGCTCGGCGATGAGGAATGGACCGAGGTGCCGCTGATCGAAGGCATGGCTGCAAATGGCCGCGGGCTGGGCCCGGCCGACATGGCACAGGCTATTCTGGAGGGACGGCGGCATCAGGCCAGCGGTGAGCTGGCGTACCATGTGCTGGAAGCCATGTGGGCCTTCCATTTGTCTTCAGACTCCGGCAGCTTCTACGACATGAAGAGTTCATATACCCCAGTATAA
- the cyoE gene encoding heme o synthase yields the protein MINNRSQANLTLEYKPFSKALGETVKTGIIRSNMIAVFTGLCMALYVYDASIGEHWLAILASLVGSSFIIGAAGAFNNLYDRDIDAVMERTRNRPTVTGQVDTRTGLALGIFLTVAGTLLLLFASPMAALFALLGLFLYMIPYTMWTKRRTVYNTEVGSISGAVPPLIGWSVISHDYAHAGIWALVITMILWQMPHFYCIAIRRFDEYKAAGVPMLPVVKGIKRAYTQTNVYLVLLSASSFLFWSFSPIVAVIVLLINLAWLVTSFKTYNPAEQKAWATKMFIFSIQHLILVYLVIVLYSLIAKALL from the coding sequence ATGATAAATAATAGATCACAGGCGAACCTTACACTAGAGTACAAGCCTTTCTCCAAAGCTCTAGGCGAAACCGTCAAAACCGGAATTATCCGCTCCAATATGATCGCCGTGTTTACCGGCCTGTGCATGGCGCTTTATGTTTATGATGCCTCCATTGGGGAGCACTGGCTCGCTATTCTCGCCTCCCTGGTCGGCTCCTCCTTCATCATTGGAGCTGCAGGTGCCTTTAACAACCTGTATGACCGGGATATTGACGCGGTGATGGAGCGCACCCGCAACCGGCCTACGGTCACCGGACAGGTCGACACCCGAACCGGTCTGGCGCTGGGGATTTTCCTTACCGTTGCCGGAACATTGCTGCTGCTGTTTGCCTCACCGATGGCTGCCTTGTTCGCACTGCTCGGCCTTTTTCTATATATGATTCCCTATACGATGTGGACGAAACGCCGCACCGTCTATAATACCGAAGTCGGAAGCATTTCCGGCGCAGTCCCCCCTTTGATCGGCTGGTCGGTCATTTCGCATGACTATGCCCATGCCGGAATCTGGGCGCTCGTGATTACGATGATTCTCTGGCAGATGCCCCACTTCTACTGTATCGCCATCCGGCGCTTTGACGAGTATAAAGCGGCGGGTGTCCCGATGCTGCCTGTGGTGAAAGGGATCAAACGCGCCTATACGCAGACGAATGTTTATCTGGTCCTGCTGAGCGCGTCCAGCTTCCTGTTCTGGTCGTTCAGTCCCATCGTAGCTGTCATTGTCCTCCTGATTAACCTGGCTTGGCTGGTAACCAGCTTCAAGACCTATAACCCAGCGGAGCAGAAGGCCTGGGCTACGAAGATGTTTATCTTCTCCATCCAGCACTTGATTCTCGTGTACCTCGTCATTGTGCTGTACTCCCTGATTGCTAAAGCGCTGCTCTAA
- the rbsD gene encoding D-ribose pyranase — translation MKKQGMVNSHIAKVLADLGHTDLIVIADLGLPVPPGVLKIDLALTQGTPGFQDVVSVVAADMVVERVIVAEEINSVNMETMQYIEGAFPDSTLSQVPHEQFKELTRQAKAIIRTGEARPYANCILQSGVHFG, via the coding sequence ATGAAGAAGCAGGGCATGGTGAACAGCCATATTGCCAAGGTGCTGGCCGATCTTGGCCATACCGATCTGATTGTCATTGCCGATCTCGGGCTCCCGGTGCCTCCGGGCGTGCTGAAGATTGACCTGGCGTTGACGCAAGGGACTCCGGGCTTTCAGGACGTCGTGAGCGTCGTGGCGGCGGACATGGTGGTGGAACGCGTTATTGTCGCTGAGGAGATAAATTCTGTAAATATGGAAACCATGCAATATATAGAGGGAGCCTTTCCGGACAGTACCCTATCCCAGGTTCCACATGAGCAATTCAAGGAGCTGACCCGGCAGGCGAAGGCTATCATCCGAACCGGGGAAGCCAGGCCCTATGCGAATTGTATTTTGCAGTCGGGCGTTCATTTTGGATAA
- the rbsB gene encoding ribose ABC transporter substrate-binding protein RbsB, with amino-acid sequence MKKANLFLLSLLLVFITGCSMEPPEWAKPKLSGDVKDLKIGLSVSTLNNPFFVSLKDGVVEEAAKQGMEVIVVDAQNDSAKQSNDVDDLIQQGVHVLLINPTDSAAISTVVQTANSIGIPVITLDRSADQGEVEALVASDNAKGGQMAAEHIVKELGKNTKVIELEGVPGASATRERGQGFHDVADLELDVVAKQAADFDRTKGLNVMENLLQGNPDVKAVFAHNDEMALGAIEAIQSSGKDIMVIGFDGNDDALKSIEAGKLTATVAQQPELIGQLAVQAAVDVTSGKEVEEVIPAPLKLVIKE; translated from the coding sequence ATGAAAAAAGCGAACCTGTTTCTCCTGTCGCTCCTGCTGGTGTTCATCACCGGCTGTTCCATGGAGCCGCCTGAATGGGCCAAGCCCAAGCTCAGCGGCGATGTGAAGGATCTCAAGATTGGCTTGTCCGTATCTACGCTGAATAACCCCTTCTTCGTTTCATTGAAGGATGGTGTTGTAGAGGAGGCCGCCAAGCAGGGGATGGAGGTCATTGTCGTCGACGCACAGAACGACTCTGCGAAGCAGAGCAATGACGTGGATGATTTGATCCAGCAGGGCGTTCATGTCCTGCTCATTAATCCAACCGATTCGGCGGCCATTTCGACCGTAGTACAGACTGCGAACAGCATCGGCATTCCTGTGATCACGCTTGACCGCTCCGCGGACCAGGGTGAGGTGGAAGCGCTCGTCGCTTCCGATAACGCAAAGGGCGGCCAGATGGCGGCAGAGCATATTGTAAAAGAATTGGGCAAGAACACGAAGGTCATTGAGCTGGAAGGAGTGCCGGGAGCGTCCGCTACCCGCGAACGCGGTCAGGGCTTTCATGATGTAGCCGACCTGGAGCTGGATGTCGTTGCCAAGCAGGCTGCTGACTTCGACCGGACGAAGGGACTGAACGTTATGGAGAATCTGCTCCAGGGCAACCCGGATGTGAAGGCGGTCTTCGCTCATAATGACGAGATGGCGCTGGGAGCCATTGAAGCGATTCAAAGCTCCGGCAAGGACATCATGGTCATCGGCTTTGACGGCAATGACGATGCGTTGAAGTCCATTGAGGCCGGCAAGCTGACGGCTACGGTTGCGCAGCAGCCAGAGCTGATCGGTCAGCTGGCTGTACAGGCCGCCGTGGATGTCACCTCCGGCAAAGAGGTGGAGGAGGTCATTCCGGCACCGCTGAAGCTGGTGATTAAAGAATAA
- a CDS encoding LacI family DNA-binding transcriptional regulator — translation MATIKQVAQAAGVSVATVSRVINESGYVHEDTRRRVEDAVRELNYTPNEVARSLYKRKSKLIGLLLPDITNPYFPQLARGVEDRLQEQDYRVILGNSDESREKETEYIQTFLQNNVVGVISSTHAPDHEMYTGLKIPVVFLDRTVNDSPSVYADGREGGRQAARELVQRGSARIVIIQGPAAVRTAMDRYEGAAEQLEKLGASYQVLKTDSFSFTEAEAWAQELFRQYPDSDGIIASNDIVAFAVLQEAVRLGKKVPQDVQIIGFDDIPLSRLLTPSLSTIHQPAYEMGRAAADLIIALIEEAYVERRNIQFAVSFIERQTTRKVEL, via the coding sequence ATGGCAACGATCAAGCAAGTGGCTCAGGCTGCGGGGGTGTCGGTAGCAACCGTATCCCGGGTCATCAACGAGAGCGGTTACGTTCATGAAGATACCCGGCGCAGAGTAGAGGATGCGGTCCGGGAGCTGAATTATACGCCCAATGAGGTAGCTCGGTCCCTGTACAAGCGAAAATCCAAGCTGATCGGCTTGCTGCTCCCTGATATCACGAACCCGTACTTTCCCCAGCTTGCCCGTGGAGTCGAGGATCGGCTGCAGGAGCAGGACTACCGGGTTATTCTCGGCAACAGTGATGAAAGCCGGGAGAAGGAAACGGAATATATTCAAACCTTTTTGCAGAATAATGTGGTAGGTGTTATTTCTTCAACCCATGCGCCTGACCATGAAATGTATACAGGTCTCAAGATCCCGGTTGTGTTTCTGGACCGGACTGTGAATGACAGCCCGAGCGTCTATGCAGACGGCAGAGAGGGCGGCAGGCAGGCTGCCCGTGAGCTGGTTCAGCGCGGAAGCGCCCGAATCGTCATTATTCAGGGACCTGCTGCTGTAAGGACAGCCATGGACCGTTATGAGGGAGCGGCGGAGCAGCTTGAGAAGCTGGGAGCATCCTATCAGGTGCTGAAGACAGACTCGTTCTCTTTTACAGAAGCAGAAGCGTGGGCACAGGAGCTATTCCGGCAATATCCGGACAGTGATGGCATTATTGCAAGTAATGATATTGTAGCCTTTGCTGTCTTGCAGGAGGCTGTACGGCTTGGGAAGAAGGTGCCGCAGGATGTGCAGATCATCGGATTTGACGACATTCCGCTGAGCCGGTTGTTAACCCCTTCCCTGTCGACGATTCATCAGCCGGCCTATGAGATGGGCAGGGCGGCGGCAGATTTGATCATTGCCTTGATCGAGGAAGCCTATGTAGAACGCAGAAATATCCAATTTGCAGTCTCTTTTATCGAGCGGCAGACAACCCGAAAGGTGGAATTGTAA
- a CDS encoding helix-turn-helix domain-containing protein, which yields MKFIYENWKFDSELPLKIFSHNNIQFYAHCHPEVEIIYVESGSLLLGVNEEKREVHAGDFVICSSNDIHSFEYGGKESRATVLVFKPELLGSSRTWPGDFQFTSPYFTPAEKDRKRLYGLLQAIYQECEGGGAAAPASALMVRGLTMQLCADLQRCMPVAPKAKEPYEQRARLQKMLSYIEENCRTEMTLESIAGHFNMDPFHFSRTFKSTLGLSFKTYLNMVRVSLAEIKLENTDDSIMEIALECGFSSIRTFNRVYKSIKGRTPSHYRKQGAAPQDFKS from the coding sequence ATGAAATTCATTTACGAGAACTGGAAATTTGACAGTGAGCTTCCCTTAAAGATTTTCAGTCACAATAATATCCAGTTCTATGCCCACTGCCATCCCGAGGTCGAGATTATTTACGTTGAATCCGGCAGTCTGCTGCTGGGTGTCAATGAGGAGAAGCGGGAGGTTCATGCGGGAGATTTCGTGATCTGTAGCAGTAACGACATTCATTCCTTCGAGTATGGCGGCAAGGAATCCAGAGCGACGGTACTGGTCTTTAAGCCCGAGCTGCTCGGCTCCTCCCGGACATGGCCGGGCGACTTCCAGTTTACCTCTCCCTACTTCACCCCCGCTGAAAAAGACCGGAAGCGGCTGTATGGACTGCTGCAAGCCATCTACCAGGAATGCGAGGGCGGCGGAGCCGCTGCTCCCGCCTCGGCGCTCATGGTCCGCGGCCTCACGATGCAGCTGTGCGCAGACCTGCAGCGCTGCATGCCGGTGGCTCCCAAGGCTAAAGAGCCTTACGAGCAGCGGGCTCGCCTGCAGAAGATGCTGTCTTATATCGAGGAGAACTGCCGCACCGAGATGACGCTGGAGTCGATTGCCGGGCATTTCAATATGGATCCCTTCCATTTCAGCCGGACCTTTAAATCGACCCTGGGCCTGTCATTCAAAACCTACCTTAATATGGTGCGGGTGTCGCTGGCCGAAATCAAATTGGAAAACACCGACGACAGCATTATGGAGATCGCTCTGGAATGCGGCTTCAGCAGCATCCGCACCTTTAACCGGGTGTACAAGTCCATTAAAGGGCGGACACCGTCCCATTACCGCAAGCAGGGGGCTGCTCCCCAGGATTTCAAGTCCTGA
- a CDS encoding MBL fold metallo-hydrolase: MSKPTFIQVAGNTYCWSGKYAIGGYLNPSTREAHLIDSGPDFKTAELIEQDLTDKGYTLSSILLTHAHLASAKGASYLKEKHPYLKCYASPLSATIVNDPGASAVMNMLDYAPQQQDARAEILVTESIPYHDGVFFIQGVKFSFVTLPGHFPGMFGILTPDQVLFCADALFGARTLSKQKLLMFTDPGNAKQSLQKLKSIRASHYVLYHGGLEKDISSLIQQNLQCIDDMYQQIQDIIKHYQGQTFDIIVQKLMQRYGIDDHEDHYELVRVIARSNINQLLKEGRIRKKVAGGILMYSTEQPVYDGAPSL, from the coding sequence ATGTCTAAGCCTACTTTCATTCAAGTCGCCGGCAATACGTATTGCTGGTCTGGAAAATATGCGATCGGAGGATATCTGAATCCCTCAACCCGCGAAGCCCATTTGATTGACAGCGGTCCGGATTTTAAGACGGCCGAGCTTATAGAGCAGGATCTCACGGATAAGGGATATACTTTAAGCAGCATTCTTTTAACCCATGCTCATCTGGCGAGTGCCAAGGGAGCCTCTTATTTGAAAGAGAAGCATCCCTATCTGAAGTGCTATGCTTCCCCTCTCTCGGCTACCATTGTTAACGATCCCGGTGCCAGTGCAGTGATGAACATGCTAGATTATGCCCCGCAGCAGCAGGATGCCAGAGCGGAAATTCTCGTAACAGAAAGCATACCTTACCATGACGGCGTGTTTTTCATTCAGGGAGTCAAGTTTTCATTTGTGACCTTGCCCGGACACTTTCCGGGAATGTTCGGTATTCTAACCCCGGATCAGGTTTTATTTTGTGCCGACGCCCTGTTTGGAGCCCGAACCTTGTCCAAGCAGAAGCTGCTTATGTTTACGGACCCCGGTAACGCCAAGCAGTCCCTTCAGAAGCTTAAATCCATCCGGGCCAGCCACTATGTGCTGTATCACGGAGGGCTGGAGAAGGATATAAGCAGCCTGATTCAGCAAAATCTGCAATGTATCGATGATATGTATCAGCAGATCCAGGATATCATCAAGCATTACCAAGGCCAGACCTTTGATATTATTGTACAAAAGCTCATGCAGCGCTATGGCATTGATGACCATGAGGACCATTACGAGCTTGTAAGAGTGATCGCACGCTCTAATATCAACCAGCTGCTGAAAGAAGGCAGAATCCGTAAAAAGGTCGCCGGAGGCATCCTGATGTACAGTACTGAGCAGCCAGTTTACGATGGGGCCCCTTCTCTGTAG